A genomic window from Punica granatum isolate Tunisia-2019 chromosome 2, ASM765513v2, whole genome shotgun sequence includes:
- the LOC116194558 gene encoding glycerol-3-phosphate acyltransferase 5-like: MDSSVVSEFEGTLLRDGHPFSYFMLVAFEASVGLVRFTLLLLLWPVVRLLSGLGMGDLALRLMIFVSLCGVKESEVESVARAVLPKFYMDDIDMDAWRVFSAHDKRVVVTKMPRVMVEMFVKEHLRVDEVIGTELVVNRLGYAMGFTNSEFSSVSGRVAKLFGDKRPSLGMGRPTSSPSFLSLCKEKLHPPFITESRKADPQLLRPVPVVFHDGRLVNRPTPSMALLILLWMPLGILLATIRIAVGLTLPLGAIPVIAPIFGGKVIMKGKPPPPVSDDNTTGVLFVCTHRTLMDPVVLSTILGRKIPAVTYSLSRFSEILSPIPTVRLTRIREIDAEKIKRQLAKGDLVVCPEGTTCREPFLLRFSALFAELTDRIVPVAMNYRVGFFHATTARGWKALDPIFFMMNPRPVYEATFLNQLPVEATCSSGKSPHDVANYVQRILAATLGFECTNFTRKDKYRVLAGNDGTVPCGASLADGIRKVVKTFKLFIFH, translated from the exons ATGGACTCGTCAGTGGTCTCGGAGTTCGAGGGTACCCTGCTGAGGGACGGGCACCCTTTCTCCTACTTCATGCTGGTGGCGTTTGAGGCCTCGGTGGGCCTGGTACGCTTCACCCTGCTGTTGCTTCTGTGGCCCGTGGTTCGCCTGCTCAGCGGGCTGGGGATGGGAGATTTGGCCCTGAGGCTCATGATCTTTGTGTCCCTGTGTGGGGTCAAAGAGTCTGAGGTTGAGTCAGTGGCGAGAGCAGTGTTGCCCAAATTCTACATGGACGACATCGACATGGACGCTTGGAGAGTGTTCAGCGCTCACGACAAGAGGGTCGTGGTGACGAAGATGCCGAGAGTTATGGTGGAGATGTTTGTGAAGGAGCATCTGCGGGTTGACGAGGTTATAGGAACCGAACTGGTTGTGAACCGGTTAGGTTATGCCATGGGCTTTACCAACAGCGAATTCAGCTCGGTCTCAGGTCGGGTAGCCAAATTGTTCGGCGATAAGCGACCCAGTTTAGGGATGGGAAGGCCGACGTCATCTCCATCATTTTTATCTCTATGCAAG GAAAAACTCCATCCACCTTTCATCACTGAATCAAGGAAGGCCGATCCACAACTTCTACGCCCTGTCCCGGTTGTATTTCATGATGGCAGGCTTGTCAACCGCCCTACGCCATCCATGGCTCTCCTGATTCTCTTATGGATGCCCCTCGGAATACTACTCGCCACCATTCGCATAGCAGTCGGCCTGACATTGCCCCTAGGAGCCATTCCTGTGATCGCCCCAATATTCGGGGGCAAGGTCATCATGAAGGGTAAACCACCACCACCCGTGTCCGATGACAACACCACAGGCGTGCTCTTCGTCTGCACACACCGGACCCTGATGGACCCTGTTGTTTTATCCACCATCCTAGGTCGTAAGATTCCCGCAGTCACCTATTCCCTTTCAAGGTTTTCTGAGATCCTGTCGCCGATACCGACTGTCCGACTTACCAGGATCCGTGAAATTGATGCGGAAAAGATCAAGCGCCAGTTGGCAAAGGGGGATCTGGTCGTTTGCCCTGAGGGAACAACATGCCGAGAGCCATTCCTGCTGCGGTTTAGCGCTCTGTTTGCTGAGTTGACCGACCGAATAGTGCCAGTCGCGATGAACTACCGGGTAGGGTTTTTCCATGCGACCACTGCTCGGGGCTGGAAAGCTCTGGACCCAATCTTCTTCATGATGAACCCGAGGCCAGTGTACGAGGCAACGTTCCTAAACCAGCTCCCAGTCGAAGCCACGTGTTCATCGGGGAAGAGCCCTCATGATGTAGCAAATTACGTTCAGAGGATCCTGGCAGCGACCCTAGGGTTTGAATGCACCAACTTCACTCGAAAGGACAAGTACCGCGTCCTCGCCGGGAACGACGGAACCGTGCCATGCGGTGCCTCTTTGGCCGACGGTATCAGGAAGGTTGTGAAAACTTTCAAGCTGTTCATATTTCATTAG